The following proteins are co-located in the Triticum aestivum cultivar Chinese Spring chromosome 1A, IWGSC CS RefSeq v2.1, whole genome shotgun sequence genome:
- the LOC123051836 gene encoding AP-3 complex subunit delta: MASAPSAPSTAPSLVDTLFQRSLDDLVKSLRADPSAAGESLAVGRALSEIHREIRAPDAATKAVALQKFTYLSSLHFVPVASHPLAFPAIELLASPHLPHKRLAYLAASLSLHPASLSLLPLATHQIHKDLSPSTSAAASHHVCALALQLLASPAAAAAPDLAVHLAHDLVPHLSRGSPRAIAAAARIIAASPSTGVPVLFKPLAACLASSDPRASTAAASAFCELSAPPADVAPFLPLAPDLYNLLTTSRSNWALIKVLKIFARLAPLESRLAARIVDPVCQLLTRSSAMSLTFECVRTVLTALPAHGAAVSLAIGKVKEFLAASDDPNLRYLGLLALGMLGPAYASTVNESRDVIALSLGDADSNIRREALHLMMGMVDENNVMDIAGMLVSHAARSDPEFANDILGAVLAACGRNVYELVSDFDWYVSLLEDMARSLHCVQGDEIGRQLVDVGLRVHDARPELVRSARSLLIDPALLGNNLLCSVLSAAAWVSGEYIDCSKDPVELVEALSQPRTSLLPMSVRAVYIQAVLKVVTFCCNLYVESSNDSNKESDIVFDELAVDQTVSRGIKSEIRPAEEQIVMPGTAKNDPFSNKSIVYMINLVETTVGPLVESKEVEVLERARNLMGFVHLLREIWELKERKVSDHNKHNRVMELINSMQTVFSQELRPVSVNAQKKISLPEDLVLHENLSELADILSEDDTTLSTSISFISRNCHSVETRDEPAVVSVDSSSLFEHRKRHGMYYLPTGKAEDDANNYPRANDPLLSVENASAMEDKSETVQPVSAGKKLKAMRSRPKVVKLDGEDFLSSMMTSANILKAADKSEGMGKKMDTAESSSQWIQNIYADTGSLSTSSSRTSKQHDLTKEKSTPPDIDRKEARKHKTSSRSGHRQGKHTHRERPSTQPDVAPQAPVVQDFLL; the protein is encoded by the coding sequence ATGGCTTCCGCCCCGTCGGCCCCGTCGACGGCGCCGTCACTGGTGGACACCCTCTTCCAGCGCTCGCTGGACGATCTCGTCAAGTCCCTCCGCGCCGACCCTTCAGCCGCCGGCGAGTCGCTGGCCGTCGGCCGCGCCCTCTCCGAGATCCACCGCGAGATCCGCGCCCCggacgcggcgaccaaggccgtcGCGCTCCAGAAGTTCACCTACCTCTCCTCCCTCCACTTCGTCCCCGTCGCCTCCCACCCGCTCGCGTTCCCCGCCATCGAGCTCCTCGCCTCGCCGCACCTCCCGCACAAGCGCCTCGCCTACCTCGCCGCCTCGCTGTCGCTCCACCCagcctcgctctccctcctcccgctCGCCACCCACCAGATCCACAAGGACCTCTCCCcttccacctccgccgccgcctcccaccacgTATGCGCCCTCGCGCTCCAGCTCCTTGCCTcccccgccgcagccgccgcgcccGACCTCGCCGTCCACCTCGCGCACGACCTCGTGCCCCACCTGTCCCGTGGCAGCCCGCGCGCTATCGCAGCCGCAGCGCGCATCATAGCCGCCTCCCCGTCTACTGGTGTGCCGGTCCTCTTCAAGCCGCTGGCGGCATGCCTTGCTTCGTCCGACCCACGGGCGTCAACTGCGGCTGCATCCGCCTTCTGTGAGCTGTCGGCGCCGCCGGCTGATGTGGCCCCATTCCTGCCTCTCGCGCCTGACCTTTACAATCTGCTAACCACATCGCGCTCCAACTGGGCGCTCATCAAGGTGCTCAAGATATTTGCTAGGCTGGCTCCTTTGGAGTCGCGTCTGGCCGCACGGATTGTTGATCCAGTCTGCCAGCTCCTCACTCGTTCTTCAGCCATGTCGCTGACATTCGAGTGTGTCCGCACAGTGCTAACTGCACTACCCGCGCATGGCGCTGCAGTGAGCCTTGCCATTGGGAAAGTCAAGGAATTCCTTGCTGCTTCTGATGATCCTAACCTGCGCTATCTCGGGCTCTTGGCACTTGGTATGCTTGGCCCAGCATATGCATCAACTGTCAATGAGAGCCGTGATGTGATTGCCCTGTCACTGGGTGATGCTGATTCAAACATCCGCAGGGAGGCATTGCACCTTATGATGGGAATGGTTGATGAAAACAATGTCATGGATATTGCTGGCATGCTGGTCAGTCATGCCGCAAGGTCAGACCCAGAGTTTGCAAATGATATTCTTGGGGCCGTCCTAGCAGCATGTGGGCGCAATGTATATGAGCTGGTGTCAGATTTTGATTGGTATGTCTCGCTACTGGAAGATATGGCTAGGAGCTTGCATTGTGTGCAGGGGGATGAGATTGGTCGCCAGCTTGTTGATGTGGGACTTAGGGTGCATGATGCACGGCCAGAGCTTGTTCGTTCAGCTCGATCTCTCCTAATTGATCCTGCTTTGCTTGGGAACAATCTCCTATGCTCTGTTCTTTCTGCTGCTGCATGGGTCTCTGGTGAGTATATTGATTGTAGCAAGGATCCTGTTGAGCTTGTTGAGGCACTATCACAGCCAAGGACTAGCCTCTTGCCAATGTCAGTGAGAGCTGTCTACATCCAGGCAGTACTTAAAGTGGTCACCTTCTGTTGCAATTTATATGTAGAGAGTTCGAATGATTCAAACAAGGAATCGGATATAGTGTTTGATGAGTTAGCTGTTGATCAAACTGTTAGCAGGGGAATCAAGTCTGAAATTCGTCCTGCTGAAGAACAAATCGTTATGCCAGGCACAGCTAAAAACGACCCCTTTTCAAACAAATCAATAGTTTACATGATTAACTTGGTTGAAACAACGGTTGGACCACTTGTTGAGTCCAAGGAAGTTGAGGTCCTGGAGAGGGCACGCAACCTGATGGGTTTTGTCCATTTGTTAAGAGAGATCTGGGAGTTGAAGGAAAGGAAGGTCAGTGATCATAACAAGCATAACCGGGTCATGGAGCTCATTAATAGTATGCAAACAGTATTCTCTCAGGAATTAAGGCCTGTTTCTGTGAATGCCCAGAAGAAAATTTCCCTTCCTGAGGATCTTGTCTTGCATGAAAATCTGTCTGAACTTGCTGACATTTTAAGTGAAGATGACACTACTCTGTCAACTTCAATTTCTTTTATCTCTCGCAACTGTCATTCTGTAGAGACTAGAGATGAGCCTGCAGTAGTGTCAGTTGATTCATCTTCTCTTTTTGAGCACCGTAAACGGCATGGGATGTACTATCTCCCAACAGGAAAAGCTGAGGATGACGCAAATAACTACCCTCGTGCCAATGATCCTCTTCTTTCTGTTGAGAATGCAAGTGCCATGGAGGATAAATCCGAGACTGTCCAGCCTGTATCTGCtgggaaaaaattgaaggccatgaGGTCCAGACCAAAAGTAGTGAAATTGGATGGCGAAGATTTCCTAAGTTCCATGATGACTAGTGCAAATATTCTAAAGGCTGCAGATAAGTCGGAAGGCATGGGCAAAAAAATGGACACTGCCGAATCTAGTTCTCAATGGATACAGAACATATATGCTGATACTGGAAGCCTTTCTACTTCAAGTTCTAGGACAAGTAAGCAACATGATCTTACTAAAGAGAAGAGCACACCTCCTGACATTGATAGGAAAGAGGCGAGAAAGCATAAAACCTCTTCTAGGAGTGGGCATCGTCAAGGAAAACATACGCACAGAGAAAGACCTAGTACTCAGCCTGATGTTGCACCTCAAGCTCCGGTTGTTCAAGATTTCCTTCTGTAG